TCATTCATGTTATTACTTACATTAGTATCCTTTAATACCTTTtcgttaaaatatatatccattaatttttttaatttttcctttCCCCATGAATTTTTTTCACCCACACTATAATTTGGCATAACATGACTCGTATCCTccaattttttattcatatgaatGTCATTTTTactatctatattattatttgtagtACCACTTGATTCTGTACTACTttgtgaattttttttttttttttgctcattgttgttatttttaGAAGGATATAAGAAACTATAATTTTTGATTATGTTAATTGTATTTTGTATGGAGAACaatttatttgtttcaattttttttttttttttttttttttttaaattgttaTCTAAAGTTTTGATttcattaattattttactttttagacaatcaaaaaataatttctcaaaatatttatactcACCAAATttggtttttttttcatgaagcgcatttatatttgtcatatgaatattattatacgtatgtatattattattgacaagtattttatttttattattaacgaGTGGGATGTTGTTTTCagttttattttcattgattttataatttataatatttttatttataacatgTTTATCTGTAAtgttttgtatatttatatcatttatcatatttttattcttctttattttttcatcacatatattcattttatggTCACTGTTAGAATTTAGAGttccatatttatatgtatccTTGTCATTATTcatagtattattatatatatgatccttattattaaaagaatttttatttgaacAATTACTATTTTGATATACTGAACatgtataattatcattattagcAATCATCTTTTTATTCTCTTTTATTACATGTTCTTTCTCATATTTATCCATATAAATACATTCAAAGCTTTTAGTTTTATCtgtgtttttatataatactgGTTCATCATAATTTggtatattacataaatgaGTATTGTTACTATGACATACATCTATAATGTTATGATGCATATgctctttttctttaatattttctcttgcatcattttttatatattccattttattatctatattatctgtattattcatattcGACCTACATATCAAAGTggacatatttttattttctttcatttttttttcaataaacATATCATGATATGTTTGTGATTTATAATAAGACCCctcttcatatttattattaatatcttttttatttccattAAATCCATTGACATATTTAACAAACTCTTTATCATGTATAACATTACTCtcatttttatcaatatttttacttttaccTTGTTTTTTTGTACTTGTTACATTTTTTCTGAAATGGATGGGCATCATCTGAGTATTTATATCCTGAGGAAATATATGTCCCTTaaaatttacattattttctatattctttttctttacatATGAAGgagtatataataaataattgttattataCTCATACTTATTTTTATCGTATATAATAACGGATTgaactatattattattactaccatTGTGATCATCATgattatttgtaatattcctattattatttgtatcatccttattatttaaatgcaCCAGTAAACCATTTGTATTATCcatttgattattatttccaACATTCGAATAATCACATTTTTGTTCCTCATCCTTTTCATCTTTATTCTCCACAACCTGATTAGAACCATCGGAATAAACATTACTAgcattatgtatatttttatttaattcatcGTGTAGGCCCTTAAGCTTATCCAAACCAACACTGGTATAATAATTTGTAAACAAATTAAACTTCTTTGTGTTTGTAGAAGACAATAATTTACGAGACGATATTATGGTTTGTAACATCTGGTCCAGAAATTTACTCTGCTCCTTTCTTTTATTCAATAAATAATTAGGATTTTTTAGATCTTGatagaaatagaaaaatagtaatttcttttttctcatatacaaatgaacaacagaaaatatgtttataggTATTTCCGGTACATTTTTTGCCTGctctataataaataaaattaattccTCATTAAATAAAGTATATGGTAATATTAAAGATGTTCTTATACCTACTAACCAATCTGATTGTGTATTTCCatagaatataatattctcAAATTTCTTGAGGATATTTATACTTTCGACACTAgcaatttttaataataatgttgttttattatttaaatcatCAATAGTATGAGCACCTAGATAAGTTGATAATACTTTCATAATGGCCATATTTTCATGTACCCCTATATGTGGGCATGcaaatgtaataaaatttattaattttttatttttaaatattttctttctatttaaatttaataaaacagATCGGTTTAATATACCTCCTAATGAATGACCAATCatagaaatatttattttatcattaattattttaaataaacaatTTAGTTCGGTACATATTCTTTCTGTTCCTACATCTACACCTTCGAAGGTGTGTCCTTGATTACTATAAGTAACATATACAAAAACATGAGGATATTTCGTTAacaaagaattaaaaatgttTTGAAAATCATGAACACTTGCTGTTAAACCATgttggaaaataaaataatgtgGATTCTTAAGTTTCATatgatatttttctttacatTCAATACAGTGACAACattttgtattaaaaaaacaacaacaacgataacattgttttatattttcaaaagatttgatattattatatagacATATTGGAAAAGGTTTCTTGTCAGTTTCATtaagataataaaattcttttatatgatttaaattgtttttatatttattatatattctgtctttagaaatatattcctctttatatttattatgaaacAAAATATCATTATTCTTATCATTATCTATTTCTTCctcatttaaatatattttcatttcttcATCATTCAAACATGTTTTCAtttcttcatcatttaaACGTGTTTTCActtcttcatcatttaaACGTGTTTTCActtcttcatcatttaaACGTGTTTTCACTTCTTCATCATTCAAACAGGTTTTCACTTCTTCATCATTCAAACATGTTTTCACTTCTTCATCATTCAAACATGTTTTCATTCTcctattctttttcttttctttcttttctctTAATAATATTGTGTACGATCTACATCTTTTTAAAGCACTTTGCGACATGAAGgattgataataattttttccttCATATTTCATTGTAGAATTTTCAGAATAACGTTCACTTCTAAAACGATTTATAATATGGGATGGAACAGCTTTATTTTTCTTGTGATCATTTgatgtgttatatatattgtagtTAAGTATATGTTGATCAAAATGGTGATAATTTTTATACACATTATCATTTAAAggattttcatttatattttctttatcatttattttatcatttattttatcatttttatgtttttgttttatttcattattcttCTTAACgccattaaaatattttgaatgTATTATTGAATCACTTAATCTTTTCGATTTCCAATAAGCAATACAACTAAAACTACTATGACTACTACTTTTGTTATATTGTCTATGATATGTTCCTAAGGTACTATTATTTCTTCTCCTATTAAAAAAAGGAGTCTTGCtcttttcttcatattttacattttcacTTAATATATCATGAActtgattatttattttatttgtatcatCTGGTAACTCcttatttgtaatatattttcctagatataattcttcattatatttgttattattactataattcTTATgagaattaatattattatctatgtTGTTACAATCCTTCTTATTTTCatctatataatattgatcatttttatttaatatacttTCGGATGATGACAAAacctttttaaaattaaacaaaTCTGTGCTTCCAGAATTCCCCACATTGTTACTATCGTAGAATGTTTTCTTTCTTCCTTTTGTTTGTCTTATATTAACAGAAGTATCCTTcaccttattattattataattactactactactattaatattaatgttgttattatataattctctACGCATGTTTAAATAATTACTATAATCCAAATTTGtattcttcatatttatatttaaagtaGTATCATCACTTATTAAGCTACAAGTACTATTGGATTCATcagatttatatatttcttcctCTTTATATTcatggttttttttttttttattctgtGCACTTTTTTTActatatttcttaaataaatatttttcttccttaattatattatttagttTTATTTCATGTAATGTGCTGTAATCTAATTGTGTAATCATAAATCGAGCAAATTCATATGGAATACTCATCATAGAACTTGTATCGAAATAAGTATCCTCATCATAAATTAAATCATATACATGCTCatgaattttttctttatatatttgtttttctaatatttcatctaatatatgtaaagaaCAAAACCAACAGAAATTTTTTATCCAgtcattttttttggaaCAATTGCATTCattcttaataataatttcgtCATTCTTCTTAAATTCATCTTTTAATTCTATTTTAcataattcattatttttacattcttTATTaacacatttattatttctagcATTAGAAACTATACGTTTcttttctaataatatattatttacattattattttgattcgtacctttaaataaattcaaaagaatgtttttattactattaaaaaaatgtgcACTTCTCTTAGCCTCTTTCTCATCATCTACATTTTCCAGGATATCAAAAAAACTGCGGTTCCCGGAAAAAATTGATTCACTTctaaaatttaaatttttctcTCTCATTTCATCTCGTCATTTCTTATATAACTATTTTATACATGAATACATAAAtgctaaatatatatgtatatatatatatatatatatatatatatatatttaatattaacaaaaaaataaataaataaatatatatatatatatatatatatataaactatcTTAACTagtaaaatgtttatatatatatattatacactCATATGTGTATCATGCATACATATTAttgtatacataaatatatttatatatggacaaaattaaaaaaaatataataaaataaaataaaactgATTTTAAAGCTtacatatacacacatacataaattcataaaaaatatactatattatattattatttataaatatttttcaaatttttattctcatattattattatatatatgtgaatagtccaatcatattttttacatatgtattataaaaaataataataaaataaaattggtactttttttttattcttatctTTTAGCatatcataattttatatatacgaatccttcatatatatataagtatcaAGTTTCTCTtctcacatatatatatatatatatatatatattatatatattatatatatattattttatatgtgttTATAATGAAtagttaaaataaaatatgtacatgaatcaaatatacatataatattttgtgtgtgtaaaaaaaaaaaaaaaagatatatatatattatatatattatatatatgtaatatatatactatatatttaatatataaataaataaaaataataatatgcactatatataataatatatattattttgttttattatattataaaaaaatatacatatatttatatcgaataatcatatttaattaatgaaTAAAGTAATCATCCTCTCGtaaatagtatatatatttacaatatgctcatatatatttttaattttttcaaaaaagtttaattttaaaaaattcttaatatttatttaaacataagaaaaaaaaaaataataataaataagataATGGAGGAGAAATTTAtttagtaaatatatatatatatatatatattcttacatataatttaattcaaTTCAATTCAATTCagtttaatttaatttaattgaaatatttttgtatatatttatatattttccatagtttctatttttttttttttttttcattttataaccCTGTGatgaacataaatatataataatatatacattagcATAAcccttattttataatattataaaacttgttataaataaaaaaattataagtattatatatatatatatataaacatataaaacaaaaaaaaaagaaactggagagaataataataaaccatatatataaatatatatatatatatatatatatgtgtgttcttataattatatatatatatatatatataatggtcTTTAAATAttagttattttttttttgcatttaaccaatttatatttaatatttaaatatcataataaaaatattatatatttacgtttcattaataaaatataaaaaaatatatgttattgtAAAAAGATTACACACGTtctatatactttttataataattcttaaattataaacacatccataattatatatatatatatatataaataaatcaatatatatatatgcatattatggataattttatttttttcaaaaccAACAATACTTATCAacgtttattttatttatttatttatttatttattttatttattttttaattttttttttttttttttccatttattcttattatttctaGCTAAatgttatttaaaaattaaaaagttttcatttataaagaaaaaaaaaaaaaaaaaaaaattcatccttcatataaaaaaaaaaatccttataatataatataatataatatttcattcgacaaaattatatatataattattttatatatataattataaaaaaaggaaaaaaaaattaataaaaataattaaatgtgTACAGGTCAAATAACCAAATTAGATATCATGTCATATACTGTGTATAATAAGAACgaggaagaaaataaagtgagaaaaaaaaaattaaaaattaataaaaaaaaaaaaaaaaatatatatatatatatatatatataaataaaataataaattaaaataaagtaaaacAAATCGATAAATAatctaataaattaatattttatatgccattatttataatcatatatacatgtttatttttttattattttattattttccttctTTCCCCCATACACAACTTATTAAtgcacatataaaaaaaaaaaaaaaaaaaaaaaaaaaaaacaaatttgaACCCTAAAATTCAATACTTATGaatatttgtaatttttaaccttctcataaaaatattgttgAAAAGCGGTATGTGGCAATAATTCTGGATGGAAAACTGTGCCTAAACAATTATTCTGTTCAACggctacaaaaaaaattattaataaataaataaaaaaaatatatacatttatataataataataataaagatatgtagatttataagaatatatattttctatgtcgtcatgaaaaaaaaaattttggtGTGTTATCAAAAAATTCTTTACCTGCTATAATATTTGGGCCATATGATTCATGTGAAAATGTAGCAAGTACTTTtaccttaaaaaaaaaaaataaaaataattaaataaagttaaatgaaaacatatatataactataatgttatatatatatatatatatatatatatttatttatttatttatatatttatttatttttttttattttttttttttattattttatttttctttatttgtaCTTCATCTGATAATATTTCTCTTATATAAGGTGCCCTTATGCAGGCCGCTGTTAAGTCTTTCTTAAAAGCACTACTATCAGATATTATGTTTAATGAGCATATAAAACTATCattctataaatataaaaaatgaaggataaaaatataaatacgaAAAGATaagtatataattaaataatataatattaatgttcTTTTTCTTCCTCTTACTTGTGATCCATAAAAATTTCTACATATAGTTATATCCAATCCTCcaaaagaaaatttatttCCAAAATTGCTATaaagttttatattttctacatTCTTAGATAAGAGAATACAacctatatattttacaaaacgGCAAGTCATCATATGAGTAATGTgtccacatatatatatatatatatatatatatatatatatatatatatatatatgtatatttctttttttttccttctcaATATATTATAGCATTCTTAATTTTGTACCTGCACAAGTGCCCCAAATTGGCTTTTTTAGCACATGAATGAAATGTACTAAAGCctaagataaataaatatatataaacatataaacatatatatatatatatatatatatatatgtgcatacaattattttaaaagaataatatattattattttcattttttccttttttttttttgtttctgtCGTTTAAtcattacattatataagGTATCATTTTCATAAGCACAACATCGACGTACAGTTGTGGATTCTCCACCTGGAATTACAAGCCCGTCACATAGTCCCAAATCATGAACATTTCTTACCTAATAAATTaaggaaatattaaaatatatatatatttatatttatatatgcgttgttttatttttattatcttacTTGGATAATATTTAACGACGGTATTTGTAATTTGataaaatgatttatatgCGGTTCAAAATCACCTTGTAGTGATAATACCCCTATAGTTATTTCtgacatttttttaaaacaaaaaaaaaaaaaaaaaaaaaaaaaaaacaagtaaAAATACAcctattcttttttaaattatgaaaatataaaatattattaataaggaatattatataaataaatatatatatatatatatatctaattatatttaaaaaaaacacatgtaaaaataaaatatattcataatataacaatttaACATTTTATTGTTCGAAATAATTTTGTGACGTTgcttttttcattattttgtagcattatatatatataaaaaaaaaaaaaaaaaaaaaaacctacGAAAAATGTTAACGGATATGtggatattaaaaaaaaaataaggttaaaaaaaaaaaaaaaaaaaacagaaagaaagaaagaaagaaagaaagaaagaaagaataagggaataattatattctacatattagaaaaaagcaattatgataataataaaaattaattaaaacaagaaaatacattttattttataaaatatatctagtgtaaagaaattataaatttatattttattatttgaacataattagaaaataaaatatataatataataaaattatatacatatatatatatatatatatatatatatataatatatataatttttttttatgtatgcTTTCTcaaattatgtataatatatatatatatatattctcttATTATAAAgttataatacaaaattatttttagtacaacagaaaaaagaaaagagaggagtacaaaatataattatctataaagaaaatatatatatgtaattatatatatatatatattatcattattttatattacataatatatacatatatatataaaatataataattgttttaaattaatcaatgtttaaaaaaaaaaaatgttcttACTATAatagtataaaaaatactatatttaagaaaaggaaataaaaaaaaaaaaaaaaaaaagaaaaaaaaaaaaaagtataaaattaataataataactaaaatagaaaaaaaataaaataaaataaaataaaacataaggATCAtagtgtattatatatatatatatcattatgtatatatgtgaagtaaaatattttacagataatatacttaatttatattttttaacataaaaTGTCTTTGAGTATACATACAAATTATGgagatataaaaatagaattATTCTGTTATGAGGTTCCAAAAACGTGtaaagtataatatataaagataaagatatatatatatatatgtatgtaatatttgtttgtattgaaaaaaaatatatatcatatgatTTACATTAAtattctatataatatatattcttaacaTGCAGAACTTCTTAGCTTTATGTGCTTCTggatattatgataataccAAATTTCACaagtatgaaaaatatatatgattagaATTGTTTGTATAAAGATGTACAATAagtaaataaacaaataagtaaatatatatatatatatatatatatatattgtttatcattttaatgatgtagaaatataaaaggaTTTGCCATACAAGGCGGAGACCCAACCAATACAGGAAAAGGAGGGCAAAGTATTTATGGGAAATATTTCGAGGACGAATTTGATTCAACATTAAAGGTTTGATactaatagaaaaaataaaataaatattaatacaaataattacatatatatatatatatatatatatatatttttatatatatataattatttatgtattaaatttcatataatacattttaataaagtTGTAATACCCACCaaatttcataatatatttttattttatcattatatatatatatatatatagcatGACAAAAGAGGTATTGTATCAATGGCAAATAAGGGAAAACCAAATACTAACGGTTCtcaattttttataacatattcTAGACAACCACATCTTAATGGTATTTATCCTGTCTTTGGAAAGTAATAAacgaaaaaaagaaaaagaaaaagaaaaaaaaaaaaacattaataagaaaatataaaaatatgaaaataaaaaaataacaaataaaaacaagggaaaaaaaaaaaaaagaaaaaaaaaaagaaaagaaaagaaacattataatacaatatagtataatataatataataaaaaaattaataataaataaataaatattagataatatgaaatacaataaaaaattaaaacataattataaatagagttaataaatttgtataatataaagtataattatataaaacaaactaaatgaaaaaatatatgtatataagccaaatgttataataatatattttttaattttattataggGTGATTGACGGCATGGATGTTCTATCTGTTCTTGAGAATGGtacattttgaaaaaaaaaaaaaaaatttatatatctatacatatatatattatgaatagattatatttattgttacGTTTCCATATTTTAAAGCCTTCCTTTTCATCCcatttttatcttcattttattttattttattttattttttctcttttagaACCTGTGGGGGAAAAAAGTAGGCCAATTAAAGATATTATAATTGAGACGATAACTATTCATGCTAACCCTATAGCCGAGGAGGAATCAGTGGATAATTAATacaatcatataaataaataaataaatatatatatatatatatatatatatatatattaattttttattcgtaccatatatatatatatatatatatatatatatatatattttctataattCGTCCATGTCCATGATaactttatttttctttggATCTAcgttataatttctttttttttttgttatattagtGTATGCTTTATTGTGAAATAATGACGATATGCGCAGATCATATCCTACATTAAATGAATccaataaaataatagatataaaaaataataataagaaatatattatgaatctTCCAAATTTCCTTAAATATCTAAACATAAATGAATTGATATGTAAAGTACTAATTGTATAATCTGCACCAGCTGACAAAAGATAATTATCATCTTTAATAAAACACATTGCTGTTATGGGTAATTCATGTTTCTTATAATGGGCTAAGAGATAAAATTtggaattatatatttttaaagctCCTGTACTAAATCCTAAAGCTATAAATTTTTGATTCGTACTAACAGCAATATTACAACATGGTCTAT
This Plasmodium falciparum 3D7 genome assembly, chromosome: 11 DNA region includes the following protein-coding sequences:
- a CDS encoding serine esterase, putative, giving the protein MREKNLNFRSESIFSGNRSFFDILENVDDEKEAKRSAHFFNSNKNILLNLFKGTNQNNNVNNILLEKKRIVSNARNNKCVNKECKNNELCKIELKDEFKKNDEIIIKNECNCSKKNDWIKNFCWFCSLHILDEILEKQIYKEKIHEHVYDLIYDEDTYFDTSSMMSIPYEFARFMITQLDYSTLHEIKLNNIIKEEKYLFKKYSKKSAQNKKKKNHEYKEEEIYKSDESNSTCSLISDDTTLNINMKNTNLDYSNYLNMRRELYNNNININSSSSNYNNNKVKDTSVNIRQTKGRKKTFYDSNNVGNSGSTDLFNFKKVLSSSESILNKNDQYYIDENKKDCNNIDNNINSHKNYSNNNKYNEELYLGKYITNKELPDDTNKINNQVHDILSENVKYEEKSKTPFFNRRRNNSTLGTYHRQYNKSSSHSSFSCIAYWKSKRLSDSIIHSKYFNGVKKNNEIKQKHKNDKINDKINDKENINENPLNDNVYKNYHHFDQHILNYNIYNTSNDHKKNKAVPSHIINRFRSERYSENSTMKYEGKNYYQSFMSQSALKRCRSYTILLREKKEKKKNRRMKTCLNDEEVKTCLNDEEVKTCLNDEEVKTRLNDEEVKTRLNDEEVKTRLNDEEMKTCLNDEEMKIYLNEEEIDNDKNNDILFHNKYKEEYISKDRIYNKYKNNLNHIKEFYYLNETDKKPFPICLYNNIKSFENIKQCYRCCCFFNTKCCHCIECKEKYHMKLKNPHYFIFQHGLTASVHDFQNIFNSLLTKYPHVFVYVTYSNQGHTFEGVDVGTERICTELNCLFKIINDKINISMIGHSLGGILNRSVLLNLNRKKIFKNKKLINFITFACPHIGVHENMAIMKVLSTYLGAHTIDDLNNKTTLLLKIASVESINILKKFENIIFYGNTQSDWLVGIRTSLILPYTLFNEELILFIIEQAKNVPEIPINIFSVVHLYMRKKKLLFFYFYQDLKNPNYLLNKRKEQSKFLDQMLQTIISSRKLLSSTNTKKFNLFTNYYTSVGLDKLKGLHDELNKNIHNASNVYSDGSNQVVENKDEKDEEQKCDYSNVGNNNQMDNTNGLLVHLNNKDDTNNNRNITNNHDDHNGSNNNIVQSVIIYDKNKYEYNNNYLLYTPSYVKKKNIENNVNFKGHIFPQDINTQMMPIHFRKNVTSTKKQGKSKNIDKNESNVIHDKEFVKYVNGFNGNKKDINNKYEEGSYYKSQTYHDMFIEKKMKENKNMSTLICRSNMNNTDNIDNKMEYIKNDARENIKEKEHMHHNIIDVCHSNNTHLCNIPNYDEPVLYKNTDKTKSFECIYMDKYEKEHVIKENKKMIANNDNYTCSVYQNSNCSNKNSFNNKDHIYNNTMNNDKDTYKYGTLNSNSDHKMNICDEKIKKNKNMINDINIQNITDKHVINKNIINYKINENKTENNIPLVNNKNKILVNNNIHTYNNIHMTNINALHEKKTKFGEYKYFEKLFFDCLKSKIINEIKTLDNNLKKKKKKKKIETNKLFSIQNTINIIKNYSFLYPSKNNNNEQKKKKNSQSSTESSGTTNNNIDSKNDIHMNKKLEDTSHVMPNYSVGEKNSWGKEKLKKLMDIYFNEKVLKDTNVSNNMNECISNGNIKQMDNQQEKINEKINESENVNENVNINDNINDNINEHEQTYIPFDDDQNEEYDYISEFFYSTSEENDMNPNNNLSCKQHELKKDKNYITDENSKYVEFKSNKKKENRTRDKLKRNDLLKGITKYDKKQYKQILYYIYTISSDELLEKFFKNPELLYYEVLFYCLNRLPIQRYSIAIPIYSNAHVQIIAHPRICSEESAIVKHFVEHLIL
- a CDS encoding pyridoxine biosynthesis protein PDX2; its protein translation is MSEITIGVLSLQGDFEPHINHFIKLQIPSLNIIQVRNVHDLGLCDGLVIPGGESTTVRRCCAYENDTLYNALVHFIHVLKKPIWGTCAGCILLSKNVENIKLYSNFGNKFSFGGLDITICRNFYGSQNDSFICSLNIISDSSAFKKDLTAACIRAPYIREILSDEVKVLATFSHESYGPNIIAAVEQNNCLGTVFHPELLPHTAFQQYFYEKVKNYKYS
- a CDS encoding pyridoxine biosynthesis protein PDX2, with the translated sequence MSEITIGVLSLQGDFEPHINHFIKLQIPSLNIIQVRNVHDLGLCDGLVIPGGESTTVRRCCAYENDTLYNALVHFIHVLKKPIWGTCAGCILLSKNVENIKLYSNFGNKFSFGGLDITICRNFYGSQVKVLATFSHESYGPNIIAAVEQNNCLGTVFHPELLPHTAFQQYFYEKVKNYKYS
- a CDS encoding peptidyl-prolyl cis-trans isomerase codes for the protein MSLSIHTNYGDIKIELFCYEVPKTCKNFLALCASGYYDNTKFHKNIKGFAIQGGDPTNTGKGGQSIYGKYFEDEFDSTLKHDKRGIVSMANKGKPNTNGSQFFITYSRQPHLNGIYPVFGKVIDGMDVLSVLENEPVGEKSRPIKDIIIETITIHANPIAEEESVDN